Genomic DNA from Vibrio vulnificus CMCP6:
ACTGAGATCGGCGGGATGCTCGATCTGCCAGATGGCGAGATCCGCTTCATAACCTGTTTTGATTTGCCCTCGACTCTCCGCATAGCCCAATGCTTGCGCCGCATTTTGAGTGACGCCACGTAAAGCTTCTTCTGGCGTTAAACGAAAGAGGGTACAAGCCATGTTCATCATTAAAGTTAAATCACAAAATGGTGAGGTGCCGGGGTTAACATCGCTGGCAATGGCCATGGGCACACCAAACTGACGCAATAGTTCAATCGGCGGCAATTGAGTTTCACGCAGAAAATAGAACGCCCCAGGCAATAGAGTCGCGACGGTCGATGAACGGGCAAGTGCTTCGACGCCTGCTGGATCAAGAAATTCAATATGGTCAGCAGAAAGCCCCTGATAACGAGCAGTTAAAGCGGTTCCGCCCAAATTTGACAGTTGCTCTGTGTGCCCTTTGATACGCAGCCCGTGCTCGACAGCACACGCATAGACTCTTTCTGTTTGTGCCAAATCAAACCCAATTGACTCACAAAATACATCGACGCTGGTGGCTAACTGTTCTTCGGCCACCAGTGGGATGATCTCTTGGCAAATAAACTCGATGTAGTCGTTCGCACGGCCAGTAAATTCAGGGGGGAGGGCATGGGCGGCCAACAGTGTTGGTGTGACCTTCACCAATCGATGCTGTGATAAGGACTTTGCCACTCGCAGCATTTTGATTTCATCAACCAGTGTCAATCCATAACCCGATTTGACTTCAACCGAAGTGACGCCACTGGCAAGCAAGCCATCAAGACGTGGTAGCGTTTGTTCGAGTAACTGCGCTTCACTGGCTTGGCGTGTCGCGTAAACGGTAGAAAGAATGCCCCCGCCTTGGCGAGCGATTTCTTGATAGGGAACGCCCTGCAATCGCATTTCAAATTCGTTGGACCGATTACCCGCGTAAACAAGATGTGTGTGGCAGTCGATAAGGCCGGGAGTAACCAGCTTACCTTTTAGATCAATTTGCTTAGTAGCAGCCAGTGCCGTGTCAATGCCTAGATAATGGATCTTCCCCGCCTTAATGCCAATCGACATCGGCGTGCTGGGTTGATAACCCATTTCCCCTGATTGCAAAGTGACAAGGCGTGCGTTGGTAAGCAACAGATCCATGATTAAGGTTCCAATGATTTGTATTGACTAAATGTATATACAAATAAATAGGAGAAAATAACCGTTGTGACAAGGTGAATGTTGCTGAAATGTGATCAAATCGAAGTGTGATACTCTAAATTACAACAAAATCTTAGAGCTCAGCTTGTAGCGATTACCCGGATGATACAGCAGTGCGGTGCTGACGAGTTTGTCTTCACTCCAAGTACGACGGTTGAGCAGCAGACAAGGTTCATTGACTTTCATGTTGAGCTCTTGGCGAATACGGGTATCGGGCATGATGGCTTCAACCGTATGTTCCATCGCACTCAAAGGGCAGTTCTCAGAAAGATACTGATTGGGGGTCATTTGGGTGAAATCTTGTTGCAAATAGCGGGGTGCATAGAGGCTGTTAACCCAGCGCAACTCGAGCTGGATAGGCTCCTTATCCTCGTAGTGAATAATTTCACTGTAGAACACTTTGGTTCCTAGCATTACACCGAGTTTGGTTGCAATCGTATCATCCGCTTTGAGGACCAACTGTTGAATGACTTTGCTGTGATGCGTCTTGCCACGATTGACCACTTCTTCGGCAATGTTACGGACATCGAGCAGTGGAGATTCTGCCTTTTCTGGTTTATCACAGACAAACGTGCCTAAACGTGGTCGCCTTTGCAATTTCCCCTCATTGACCAAATCGCGAATGGCTTTATTGACGGTCATGCGGCTGACGCCAAATTGCTCGGTCAGCTCTAGCTCAGTTGCGATCTTAAAGCCGATGTGCCACTCGCCACTGTCGATTTTTGTTTCAATGAACTGTTTGATCTGAATATACAGCGGTGATGGCATAATCTTTCCTCTAATTGACTATACAAATAGTGCGTAATTAACGTTGAAAAAGCAACTTCATCGCCGCATTTTGTGGTGAAACACATTGTTACGAGCGAGGTGAGCTAATTTGCTTGCAGGTTTGAGTGGGGTTGTGTAAACAGAATCAGATAACAAAAACGACTGAAATAATACAGAGATAGAAAGGAAAGGTATGTTTAAGAAGTTAAAAGCGTCTTTGGGTATAGGGGCGGCGAAGGTCGATACAATTCTTGATGAAATGAGTGTGCAGCAAGGGCAAACTCTAAAAGGTCAGGTGCATATTCAAGGCGGTGATGTTGAGCAGAAAATCGACGCGATTACGGTCAAGCTCAACACGGAGGTCAAAGTTGAATCGGATAGCGGTGTGAGCTACCAAACCTTCACCATCGATAAAATTCAAGCCGTAGAGCCGTTTGTCATTCAAGCGGGCGAGCAAAAAAGCGTGGCGTTTGAATTAAAACTTCACGATGAAACGCCAGTCAC
This window encodes:
- the hutC gene encoding histidine utilization repressor, which encodes MPSPLYIQIKQFIETKIDSGEWHIGFKIATELELTEQFGVSRMTVNKAIRDLVNEGKLQRRPRLGTFVCDKPEKAESPLLDVRNIAEEVVNRGKTHHSKVIQQLVLKADDTIATKLGVMLGTKVFYSEIIHYEDKEPIQLELRWVNSLYAPRYLQQDFTQMTPNQYLSENCPLSAMEHTVEAIMPDTRIRQELNMKVNEPCLLLNRRTWSEDKLVSTALLYHPGNRYKLSSKILL
- the hutI gene encoding imidazolonepropionase, which codes for MDLLLTNARLVTLQSGEMGYQPSTPMSIGIKAGKIHYLGIDTALAATKQIDLKGKLVTPGLIDCHTHLVYAGNRSNEFEMRLQGVPYQEIARQGGGILSTVYATRQASEAQLLEQTLPRLDGLLASGVTSVEVKSGYGLTLVDEIKMLRVAKSLSQHRLVKVTPTLLAAHALPPEFTGRANDYIEFICQEIIPLVAEEQLATSVDVFCESIGFDLAQTERVYACAVEHGLRIKGHTEQLSNLGGTALTARYQGLSADHIEFLDPAGVEALARSSTVATLLPGAFYFLRETQLPPIELLRQFGVPMAIASDVNPGTSPFCDLTLMMNMACTLFRLTPEEALRGVTQNAAQALGYAESRGQIKTGYEADLAIWQIEHPADLSYQVGTQRLFARVVDGQFEQHKECCDE